A DNA window from Trypanosoma brucei brucei TREU927 chromosome 11 chr11_scaffold01 genomic scaffold, whole genome shotgun sequence contains the following coding sequences:
- a CDS encoding 40S ribosomal protein S4, putative — protein sequence MAKKHLKRLYAPKDWMLSKLTGVFAPRPRAGPHKLRECLSLLIIIRNRLKYALNALEAQMILRQGLVCVDGKPRKDGKYPAGFMDVVEIPKTGDRFRILYDVKGRFALVRVSEAESSIKMMKVVNVYTGTGRIPVAVTHDGHRIRYPDPRTSRGDTLVYDVKEKKVLDLIKIGNGKVVMVTGGANRGRIGEIVSIERHPGAFDIARLKDASGHEFATRATNIFVIGKDMSSVPVTLPKQQGLRINVIQEREEKLIAAETRRTTQAHSKRKTKV from the coding sequence ATGGCCAAGAAGCACCTAAAGCGCCTGTATGCCCCCAAGGACTGGATGCTGAGCAAACTCACTGGTGTGTTTGCCCCTCGTCCACGTGCTGGTCCCCACAAACTACGCGAGTGCCTTTCGCTTCTGATTATTATTCGCAACCGGCTGAAGTATGCACTAAATGCCCTCGAAGCGCAGATGATCCTTCGTCAGGGACTCGTGTGTGTAGACGGCAAGCCCCGCAAGGATGGTAAGTACCCAGCCGGTTTCATGGACGTGGTGGAGATTCCCAAGACTGGCGACCGCTTCCGCATCCTATATGACGTGAAAGGACGCTTTGCGCTTGTCCGCGTGAGCGAGGCTGAGTCGAGCATCAAGATGATGAAGGTTGTCAACGTATACACCGGCACGGGACGCATTCCTGTTGCTGTGACACACGACGGCCACCGGATTCGCTATCCCGACCCCCGTACGAGCCGTGGAGACACTTTGGTGTATGacgtgaaagaaaaaaaggttttggACCTAATCAAGATTGGCAACGGCAAGGTTGTGATGGTGACAGGTGGTGCCAACCGTGGTCGTATTGGAGAAATTGTGTCCATTGAACGTCACCCTGGCGCCTTCGACATCGCCCGCCTCAAGGATGCGTCTGGTCACGAATTCGCAACTCGTGCCACAAACATTTTTGTGATTGGCAAGGACATGTCGAGTGTTCCAGTTACGTTACCTAAGCAACAGGGTTTGCGTATCAACGTGATTCAGGAGCGTGAGGAAAAACTCATAGCCGCCGAAACACGAAGAACAACTCAGGCGCACAGCAAGCGAAAGACTAAGGTGTAA
- a CDS encoding nucleobase/nucleoside transporter 8.1 (identical to GB:AAM64205.1: nucleobase/nucleoside transporter 8.1 {Trypanosoma brucei}), giving the protein MALGFSSAGEVYMYATCILLGVSLLMPLNALVSAPRFMVDYYKYVSGKEDAEPNLPFFWKNIFTFYNVVSLASQVIAGPTVLTRAARRLSLSVRFALSITLMMSEVFVVLMMPVIKVPQTVAIVLLCLVTIFAGIGKSYHEATCYVLVASMPSKFMSAVMFGVSLCGVITSTLQCIIKASMEDTYESVLTQSYIYFSLGLLIMAGTLAMALCLRYNSYAQEHVAEYRMLKLQEQGVDAESQNDEKEPVAEGKGEGEGKSEGAMTTAEQLTATAVMPVARIIRMMLVTVFCGFFLTLFIFPSLIIPIDRDHNWFATIAILLYNCGDAIGRFSTSFKCVWPPRRALLYATFARFIFVLPFMLCIYQYIPGHVGPYIFSFLLGLTNCVGAMSMVYGPITPGLETAGQKLMAGQLMGISLLSGIAAASVLAMIVVVFLP; this is encoded by the coding sequence ATGGCTCTTGGATTTTCCTCTGCGGGGGAAGTGTACATGTACGCAACATGCATCCTTCTTGGAGTGTCCCTTCTAATGCCCCTTAACGCTCTCGTTTCCGCACCGCGCTTTATGGTGGACTACTACAAGTACGTATCTGGTAAAGAGGATGCCGAACCgaaccttccctttttctggAAGAATATTTTCACGTTCTACAATGTTGTATCGCTTGCGTCGCAGGTGATTGCTGGACCGACCGTTCTAACTCGTGCAGCCCGTCGACTTTCATTATCTGTGCGCTTTGCCCTTTCCATCACGTTGATGATGTCGGAGGTATTTGTAGTTCTCATGATGCCTGTGATCAAGGTACCTCAAACAGTTGCCATTGTTCTTCTCTGCCTTGTGACAATATTTGCAGGTATTGGGAAATCATACCATGAGGCGACGTGCTACGTTCTGGTGGCGTCGATGCCATCTAAGTTCATGTCTGCTGTTATGTTTGGAGTGTCACTATGCGGTGTAATAACGTCCACACTACAGTGCATCATCAAGGCATCGATGGAAGATACCTATGAGTCCGTGCTGACGCAGTCatacatttatttttcacttggTCTACTGATAATGGCGGGTACACTTGCGATGGCTCTCTGTCTACGATATAATTCCTACGCGCAGGAGCACGTTGCTGAGTACCGTATGCTCAAACTACAAGAACAAGGAGTAGATGCTGAGTCTCAAAATGATGAGAAGGAACCCGTGGCTGAAGGtaaaggtgaaggtgaaggtaAGAGTGAGGGTGCCATGACGACAGCAGAGCAACTGACGGCAACTGCTGTTATGCCCGTAGCGAGGATAATCCGTATGATGTTAGTGACAGTCTTCTGCGGCTTCTTCCTCACCTTATTTATCTTCCCCAGTCTTATTATTCCCATCGATCGTGACCACAATTGGTTTGCGACAATTGCCATTCTGCTATACAACTGTGGGGATGCTATTGGACGTTTCTCCACCTCGTTCAAGTGCGTTTGGCCGCCCCGCCGTGCTCTGCTGTACGCCACCTTCGCCCGCTTCATTTTTGTTCTGCCCTTCATGTTATGCATTTACCAATACATCCCTGGCCATGTCGGTCCGTATATCTTCTCGTTTCTCCTTGGCCTGACCAACTGTGTGGGTGCCATGTCGATGGTGTATGGCCCAATAACCCCTGGTCTTGAGACTGCGGGTCAGAAATTGATGGCTGGACAGTTGATGGGGATTTCGCTGCTTTCTGGAATTGCCGCTGCATCTGTGCTTGCGATGATTGTGGTTGTCTTCCTACCATGA
- a CDS encoding aminopeptidase, putative (curated by J. Mottram) yields MSTIERDTLPSDPTPHHYKVSIVPDFETFKFTGHVDIKITAEKPQQKITLNYSDLTFVKVRVTPGGSASETEELPAESISLDKTGMKATFSLHKAFQGEATLSIDYTGIINDKLAGFYRSKYTVNGKESYMGTTQFEAVDARQAIPCWDEPAVKAVFEIIITAPSHLMVLSNTPSYKKEVVDDKTRWFFEPTPKMSTYLLAWTIGVFECIERRIQKVHKGAGGQTEETIIRVFTPEGKKSKASFALDVASKVLPLYEEFFGSNYVLPKVDLLAIPDFAAGAMENWGLITYRETALLCDAESSAAQRYYVALVVAHELAHQWFGNLVTMQWWKELWLNESFATYMEYRAVDKLFPEWRVFTQFVHDEVARAFQLDSMRSSHPVEVDVKYAKEIDDIFDAISYSKGGSIIRMAVNFIGEEAFQKGMSEYLKHFAYGNATTKDLWNFLGNAAGKPLAPILEYWTGRQGYPYLIVTSSPDKKTLNITQKRFLATGDVTADEDETVWKVPLLISTPEDGVQRYILEKRENPIPVKYNSWIKVNSEQSAFCRVHYQGNGLLEGLLPAIASKNLSDIDRFSIISDYHAFARAGYCSTVDVLKILSSYVDEDDYTVWCSVVGFEKEIRMLVSSQGRSAVDSLNAFCRNLYSNAMKRLGYAQKPGDDNRLTQLRSVLFDRLVTSEDKEAVAYACKLYAERQKVPIPSDLRYTVYATHVKLNGEPAFQEVKQLAEVTVDAMERTHYLRALASSEVDGVVSQLFQYSLSEKVRSQDVLAILGALASNAARVKAYAEELKQMWPRLGKELPGLILGRALKYLENGADAAVADEMEQFWSHLADEAKFGMTRSFQQGVEGLRNNAKWAARDVKTVVEFLSVAAL; encoded by the coding sequence ATGTCCACGATCGAACGGGATACTCTCCCAAGCGATCCAACACCGCACCACTACAAAGTCAGTATTGTTCCTGACTTCGAAACGTTCAAGTTCACCGGTCATGTTGACATAAAGATAACCGCCGAAAAACCTCAACAGAAAATCACTCTCAACTATAGTGATTTAACGTTTGTGAAAGTAAGGGTTACGCCAGGGGGGAGTGCATCGGAAACAGAGGAACTTCCCGCGGAATCCATAAGCCTCGACAAAACCGGGATGAAGGCAACGTTTTCTTTGCACAAGGCATTTCAAGGAGAGGCAACACTCTCGATTGATTACACGGGAATCATAAATGACAAACTGGCAGGATTTTACAGGAGCAAATACACTGTTAACGGAAAGGAGTCGTATATGGGGACAACACAGTTTGAAGCTGTTGACGCACGCCAGGCAATCCCCTGCTGGGATGAGCCTGCAGTGAAAGCTGTGTTTGAAATAATTATAACTGCTCCTTCGCACCTAATGGTGCTATCCAACACTCCATCTTACAAGAAGGAGGTGGTTGATGATAAGACACGTTGGTTCTTTGAGCCCACGCCCAAAATGTCGACTTATCTTCTCGCGTGGACGATAGGTGTGTTCGAGTGTATTGAGAGGCGCATCCAGAAGGTACACAAAGGAGCAGGTGGTCAAACTGAAGAGACCATTATACGCGTGTTTACTCCTGAAGGTAAAAAGTCAAAAGCTTCTTTTGCTCTGGATGTGGCTTCTAAAGTGTTGCCATTGTATGAAGAGTTCTTCGGATCAAATTACGTGCTTCCAAAAGTTGACCTTTTGGCAATTCCTGACTTTGCCGCCGGGGCAATGGAAAATTGGGGGCTTATAACATATCGTGAAACAGCCCTACTATGTGATGCCGAATCAAGTGCGGCTCAGAGGTACTATGTCGCTCTAGTGGTTGCCCATGAACTGGCCCACCAGTGGTTTGGAAACCTCGTGACCATGCAATGGTGGAAGGAGCTCTGGCTTAACGAATCGTTTGCCACGTACATGGAGTACCGGGCGGTGGATAAGTTGTTCCCAGAGTGGCGTGTCTTCACGCAGTTCGTCCACGATGAGGTTGCTCGAGCCTTTCAACTGGATTCGATGCGTAGTTCCCATCCCGTTGAAGTGGATGTCAAATACGCTAAGGAGATCGACGACATTTTTGATGCCATTAGTTACAGCAAGGGTGGGAGCATCATTCGCATGGCAGTTAATTTCATCGGAGAGGAGGCATTCCAAAAGGGAATGTCGGAGTATTTGAAGCACTTCGCCTATGGTAATGCAACAACGAAGGATCTGTGGAATTTTCTTGGAAATGCTGCAGGCAAACCCTTGGCCCCTATACTGGAGTACTGGACGGGGCGGCAAGGTTATCCTTACCTTATTGTTACGTCGTCACCTGACAAAAAGACTTTGAACATAACTCAAAAGCGCTTTCTAGCTACAGGTGACGTCACCGCCGACGAGGATGAAACAGTGTGGAAGGTACCTTTGCTTATCTCGACTCCGGAAGACGGGGTTCAGCGTTATATTCTTGAGAAACGGGAAAACCCAATACCGGTAAAGTATAACTCGTGGATAAAGGTAAACAGTGAGCAATCGGCCTTCTGCCGTGTCCACTATCAAGGCAACGGTTTGCTCGAAGGTTTGCTTCCCGCCATTGCTTCGAAGAACCTCTCTGATATAGACCGATTTTCTATTATTTCCGACTACCACGCCTTTGCTCGTGCCGGTTACTGCAGCACCGTCGACGTGCTCAAGATTCTTTCTTCTTATGTTGACGAAGACGATTATACTGTGTGGTGCTCCGTCGTTGGCTTTGAGAAAGAGATACGGATGCTGGTGTCCAGCCAGGGTCGAAGTGCTGTTGATTCACTGAATGCTTTCTGTCGCAACTTGTACTCGAATGCCATGAAACGACTCGGCTACGCGCAGAAGCCTGGCGACGATAATCGTTTGACTCAACTGCGCAGCGTTCTCTTCGACAGACTCGTAACATCTGAGGATAAGGAGGCCGTTGCCTATGCTTGCAAGCTTTATGCGGAACGGCAAAAGGTGCCAATTCCTTCGGACTTGCGGTACACTGTGTACGCTACGCACGTTAAATTAAACGGCGAGCCCGCGTTTCAGGAGGTGAAGCAACTTGCTGAGGTTACTGTGGACGCGATGGAGCGGACTCATTACCTTCGTGCGCTTGCATCTTCCGAAGTTGATGGTGTGGTGAGTCAGCTCTTTCAATACTCTCTCTCCGAAAAAGTTCGGAGCCAGGACGTTTTGGCCATTCTTGGCGCACTGGCCAGCAACGCTGCGAGGGTTAAAGCATACGCCGAAGAACTGAAGCAGATGTGGCCAAGGTTGGGGAAGGAGCTTCCCGGACTTATACTCGGGAGGGCGCTAAAATATTTGGAAAATGGTGCTGATGCAGCGGTGGCCGATGAAATGGAACAGTTCTGGAGCCACCTTGCTGATGAAGCTAAATTCGGGATGACCCGCAGCTTCCAACAGGGTGTGGAGGGACTCCGCAACAACGCAAAATGGGCGGCGCGAGACGTGAAGACTGTGGTCGAGTTTCTTTCGGTTGCAGCGTTATAG
- a CDS encoding nucleobase/nucleoside transporter 8.1 (GPI-Anchor Signal predicted for Tb11.02.1100 by DGPI v2.04 with cleavage site probability 0.172 near 418 12946846); identical to GB:AAM64205.1: nucleobase/nucleoside transporter 8.1 {Trypanosoma brucei;}), whose translation MALGFSSAGEVYMYATCILLGVSLLMPLNALVSAPRFMVDYYKYVSGKEDAEPNLPFFWKNIFTFYNVVSLASQVIAGPTVLTRAARRLSLSVRFALSITLMMSEVFVVLMMPVIKVPQTVAIVLLCLVTIFAGIGKSYHEATCYVLVASMPSKFMSAVMFGVSLCGVITSTLQCIIKASMEDTYESVLTQSYIYFSLGLLIMAGTLAMALCLRYNSYAQEHVAEYRMLKLQEQGVDAESQNDENEPVAEGKGEGEGKSEGAMTTAEQLTATAVMPVARIIRMMLVTVFCGFFLTLFIFPSLIIPIDRDHNWFATIAILLYNCGDAIGRFSTSFKCVWPPRRALLYATFARFIFVLPFMLCIYQYIPGHVGPYIFSFLLGLTNCVGAMSMVYGPITPGLETAGQKLMAGQLMGISLLSGIAAASVLAMIVVVFLP comes from the coding sequence ATGGCTCTTGGATTTTCCTCTGCGGGGGAAGTGTACATGTACGCAACATGCATCCTTCTTGGAGTGTCCCTTCTAATGCCCCTTAACGCTCTCGTTTCCGCACCGCGCTTTATGGTGGACTACTACAAGTACGTATCTGGTAAAGAGGATGCCGAACCgaaccttccctttttctggAAGAATATTTTCACGTTCTACAATGTTGTATCGCTTGCGTCGCAGGTGATTGCTGGACCGACCGTTCTAACTCGTGCAGCCCGTCGACTTTCATTATCTGTGCGCTTTGCCCTTTCCATCACGTTGATGATGTCGGAGGTATTTGTAGTTCTCATGATGCCTGTGATCAAGGTACCTCAAACAGTTGCCATTGTTCTTCTCTGCCTTGTGACAATATTTGCAGGTATTGGGAAATCATACCATGAGGCGACGTGCTACGTTCTGGTGGCGTCGATGCCATCTAAGTTCATGTCTGCTGTTATGTTTGGAGTGTCACTATGCGGTGTAATAACGTCCACACTACAGTGCATCATCAAGGCATCGATGGAAGATACCTATGAGTCCGTGCTGACGCAGTCatacatttatttttcacttggTCTACTGATAATGGCGGGTACACTTGCGATGGCTCTCTGTCTACGATATAATTCCTACGCGCAGGAGCACGTTGCTGAGTACCGTATGCTCAAACTACAAGAACAAGGAGTAGATGCTGAGTCTCAAAATGATGAGAATGAACCCGTGGCTGAAGGtaaaggtgaaggtgaaggtaAGAGTGAGGGTGCCATGACGACAGCAGAGCAACTGACGGCAACTGCTGTTATGCCCGTAGCGAGGATAATCCGTATGATGTTAGTGACAGTCTTCTGCGGCTTCTTCCTCACCTTATTTATCTTCCCCAGTCTTATTATTCCCATCGATCGTGACCACAATTGGTTTGCGACAATTGCCATTCTGCTATACAACTGTGGGGATGCTATTGGACGTTTCTCCACCTCGTTCAAGTGCGTTTGGCCGCCCCGCCGTGCTCTGCTGTACGCCACCTTCGCCCGCTTCATTTTTGTTCTGCCCTTCATGTTATGCATTTACCAATACATCCCTGGCCATGTCGGTCCGTATATCTTCTCGTTTCTCCTTGGCCTGACCAACTGTGTGGGTGCCATGTCGATGGTGTATGGCCCAATAACCCCTGGTCTTGAGACTGCGGGTCAGAAATTGATGGCTGGACAGTTGATGGGGATTTCGCTGCTTTCTGGAATTGCCGCTGCATCTGTGCTTGCGATGATTGTGGTTGTCTTCCTACCATGA
- a CDS encoding 40s ribosomal protein S4, putative, whose product MAKKHLKRLYAPKDWMLSKLTGVFAPRPRAGPHKLRECLSLLIIIRNRLKYALNALEAQMILRQGLVCVDGKPRKDGKYPAGFMDVVEIPKTGDRFRILYDVKGRFALVRVSEAESSIKMMKVVNVYTGTGRIPVAVTHDGHRIRYPDPRTSRGDTLVYDVKEKKVLDLIKIGNGKVVMVTGGANRGRIGEIVSIERHPGAFDIARLKDASGHEFATRATNIFVIGKDMSSVPVTLPKQQGLRINVIQEREEKLIAAETRRTTQAHSKRKTKV is encoded by the coding sequence ATGGCCAAGAAGCACCTAAAGCGCCTGTATGCCCCCAAGGACTGGATGCTGAGCAAACTCACTGGTGTGTTTGCCCCTCGTCCACGTGCTGGTCCCCACAAACTACGCGAGTGCCTTTCGCTTCTGATTATTATTCGCAACCGGCTGAAGTATGCACTAAATGCCCTCGAAGCGCAGATGATCCTTCGTCAGGGACTCGTGTGTGTAGACGGCAAGCCCCGCAAGGATGGTAAGTACCCAGCCGGTTTCATGGACGTGGTGGAGATTCCCAAGACGGGCGACCGCTTCCGCATCCTATATGACGTGAAAGGACGCTTTGCGCTTGTCCGCGTGAGCGAGGCTGAGTCGAGCATCAAGATGATGAAGGTTGTCAACGTATACACCGGCACGGGACGCATTCCTGTTGCTGTGACACACGACGGCCACCGGATTCGCTATCCCGACCCCCGTACGAGCCGTGGAGACACTTTGGTGTATGacgtgaaagaaaaaaaggttttggACCTAATCAAGATTGGCAACGGCAAGGTTGTGATGGTGACAGGTGGTGCCAACCGTGGTCGTATTGGAGAAATTGTGTCCATTGAACGTCACCCTGGCGCCTTCGACATCGCCCGCCTCAAGGATGCGTCTGGTCACGAATTCGCAACTCGTGCCACAAACATTTTTGTGATTGGCAAGGACATGTCGAGTGTTCCAGTTACGTTACCTAAGCAACAGGGTTTGCGTATCAACGTGATTCAGGAGCGTGAGGAAAAACTCATAGCCGCCGAAACACGCAGAACAACTCAGGCGCACAGCAAGCGAAAGACTAAGGTGTAA
- a CDS encoding dynein light chain, putative (similar to outer-arm dynein light chain 3 (LC3) - sea urchin {Anthocidaris crassispina}; similar to Cytoplasmic dynein light chain (T-complex testis-specific protein 1homolog) (Protein CW-1). (Swiss-Prot:Q15763) (Homo sapiens;Bos taurus;)): MADNHEEPHEDVTVNSDVIQEEVATLLRMKFGQEVWNPRKVDSWVDDVVDSVLKNLTDLKKPFKFVVSCVIMQRTGAAISTGFISLWDNTFDGVVHVPYENETLHCFVTVFFVKLD, encoded by the coding sequence ATGGCAGATAACCACGAAGAACCCCATGAAGATGTGACTGTCAACAGCGATGTTATCCAGGAAGAGGTGGCAACGCTGCTCCGCATGAAGTTTGGGCAGGAGGTATGGAATCCACGCAAGGTGGACAGTTGGGTCGACGATGTTGTCGACAGTGTTCTAAAGAACCTCACGGACTTGAAGAAACCCTTTAAATTTGTCGTCAGTTGTGTGATTATGCAGCGCACCGGGGCTGCCATTTCCACCGGCTTCATTAGTTTATGGGACAACACCTTTGATGGTGTTGTGCATGTGCCCTACGAGAACGAAACACTTCACTGCTTCGTGACTGTCTTCTTCGTTAAACTGGATTAG
- a CDS encoding adenylosuccinate synthetase, putative, protein MAAAPSATAPKHNYTLGTNASQLELYKYLKTVPPIPELRQAVTIKKYEEASVDDTLYPLIDEHQIIMVVGAFFGDEGKGKTVDAVARHPACTCVARVNSGENAGHTVFDDIGRKYVFNLAPSSLLTPNTRNYVSSECVMDPISFMEREIGQFIKSNMPYKDKLFVGNVFVVTPYHKLLDLLGSAPNSSTLKGMSPIHASKVTKRGIRLDHIFNDEGVLRARLAKDMDTYYGLLKVKGLTDKDVVRRCQEENADGVERVPGYVVDFARAENKIDYLVKLYTERVKNNKDFPRRCDVTHELRAALARGEKLLLEGPQSYWLSNAREKFWESTTSADTTAGGLLASAQFNFQRYKVLVINVHKAPGSSRVGIGANPSSFVPQDYYSAQDIKTLEALPKGGCVDFDKIQNFFYTKAFNTESKTFNGIYEPLEYEDATGKYNIGVAMSIASARHHGECGAVTKKPRVCGFFDCVLHFEVNAVQGPYLSISAVDRGDDYDRIGITIAYVYYDVGNKMVDANGRVYKNGDIIKAGDPVPCEMALYHCYPIVKVINGWKGAPIAASKRRPNEPLPKGVCEFIANVEFFTGAKVISIGNGPRGSDIIYLKQ, encoded by the coding sequence ATGGCCGCGGCTCCAAGTGCGACAGCACCTAAGCATAACTACACACTCGGAACAAATGCTTCGCAACTCGAGCTGTACAAGTACCTCAAGACTGTTCCTCCCATCCCAGAGCTGCGACAGGCGGTAACAATTAAGAAGTACGAAGAGGCTTCTGTTGATGATACCTTGTACCCGTTGATTGATGAGCACCAGATCATCATGGTGGTCGGTGCTTTCTTCGGAgatgagggaaaggggaagacaGTGGATGCCGTTGCTCGCCACCCCGCATGCACGTGCGTCGCCCGAGTTAACAGCGGAGAAAATGCTGGACACACAGTCTTTGATGACATTGGCCGCAAGTATGTGTTTAACCTTGCCCCATCCAGCCTTCTCACGCCCAACACGCGCAACTACGTGAGCTCGGAGTGTGTTATGGATCCCATTAGCTTCATGGAGAGGGAGATAGGACAATTTATCAAATCAAATATGCCCTACAAGGACAAGCTCTTTGTTGGCAATGTTTTTGTGGTTACACCCTACCACAAGTTGCTTGATTTGCTTGGATCCGCACCAAACTCCTCAACCTTGAAGGGCATGTCCCCCATCCATGCCTCAAAGGTGACGAAGCGTGGCATCCGCCTGGACCACATTTTCAATGATGAGGGGGTTCTCCGAGCCCGGCTTGCTAAGGACATGGACACATACTATGGATTGCTAAAAGTTAAGGGACTAACCGATAAGGATGTGGTCCGCCGCTGTCAAGAGGAGAATGCTGATGGTGTGGAGCGTGTGCCAGGTTATGTGGTAGACTTTGCGCGGGCGGAGAATAAGATCGACTATTTGGTGAAACTCTACACTGAGCGAGTGAAGAACAACAAGGACTTCCCACGGCGTTGTGACGTGACCCATGAATTACGCGCGGCACTTGCCAGGGGTGAGAAATTGCTGTTGGAGGGCCCGCAGTCCTACTGGCTGAGTAACGCCCGTGAGAAATTCTGGGAGAGCACCACCTCCGCGGACACGACGGCAGGTGGACTACTGGCCTCTGCTCAGTTCAACTTTCAGCGGTATAAAGTTTTGGTGATTAATGTGCACAAGGCACCGGGAAGCAGCCGTGTTGGAATTGGCGCAAACCCCAGTAGCTTTGTCCCGCAAGATTATTACTCCGCCCAGGACATAAAGACCCTTGAGGCGCTACCCAAGGGTGGGTGCGTTGACTTCGACAAGATTCAAAACTTCTTTTACACTAAGGCGTTTAACACCGAGTCGAAAACCTTTAACGGCATATATGAGCCGCTGGAGTACGAGGATGCCACTGGGAAGTATAACATTGGCGTCGCGATGTCCATCGCTTCTGCCCGCCATCATGGGGAATGCGGTGCAGTCACCAAAAAACCGCGCGTCTGCGGGTTCTTCGACTGCGTGTTGCACTTTGAGGTTAACGCGGTCCAGGGGCCGTACCTTTCCATCTCTGCAGTCGACCGTGGTGACGACTACGATAGGATTGGTATTACAATTGCATATGTTTACTACGATGTGGGAAATAAGATGGTGGACGCGAACGGCCGTGTGTACAAGAATGGAGATATCATCAAAGCCGGAGACCCGGTGCCTTGCGAGATGGCGTTGTACCACTGCTATCCAATTGTGAAAGTTATCAACGGATGGAAAGGCGCTCCCATTGCGGCTTCGAAGCGTCGTCCTAACGAGCCACTGCCGAAGGGCGTGTGTGAATTCATCGCAAATGTGGAATTCTTCACTGGCGCAAAAGTTATTTCCATTGGCAACGGCCCGAGGGGTTCAGACATTATATACCTCAAGCAATAA
- a CDS encoding nucleobase transporter, putative → MALGFSSAGEVYMYATCILLGISLLMPLCVLVSAPSFMLNYYKYVSGKEDSEPNLPFFWKNIFTFYNVVSLASQVIAGPTVLTRAARRLSLSVRFALSITLMMSEVFVVLMMPVIKVPQTVAIVLLCLVTIFAGIGKSYHEATCYVLVASMPSKFMSAVMFGVSLCGVITSTLQCIIKASMDDTYESVLKQSYIYFSLGILIMSATLAMALCLRYNSYAQEHVAEYRMLKLQEQGVDAESQHDENEPTAEGEGESKGEGGEGDAEGGMTTAEQLTATAVMPVVKIIRMMLLCVFCGFFLTLFIFPSLIIPIDRKHNWFATIAILLYNCGDAIGRFSTSFKCVWPPRRALLYFTFGRFIFILPFILCIYKHIPGHAAPYIFSFLLGLTNCVGAMSMVYGPITPGLETAGQKLMAGQLMGISLLSGIAAASVLAMIVVIFLP, encoded by the coding sequence ATGGCTCTTGGATTTTCCTCTGCGGGGGAAGTGTACATGTACGCAACATGCATCCTTCTTGGGATTTCCCTCCTCATGCCTCTCTGTGTCCTGGTTTCCGCACCAAGCTTTATGTTGAACTACTACAAGTACGTATCTGGTAAAGAGGATTCCGAACCgaaccttccctttttctggAAGAATATTTTCACGTTCTACAATGTTGTATCGCTTGCGTCGCAGGTGATTGCTGGACCGACCGTTCTAACTCGTGCAGCCCGTCGACTTTCATTATCTGTGCGCTTTGCCCTTTCCATCACGTTGATGATGTCGGAGGTATTTGTAGTTCTCATGATGCCTGTGATCAAGGTACCTCAAACAGTTGCCATTGTTCTTCTCTGCCTTGTGACAATATTTGCAGGTATTGGGAAATCATACCATGAGGCGACGTGCTACGTTCTGGTGGCGTCGATGCCATCTAAGTTCATGTCTGCTGTTATGTTTGGAGTGTCACTATGCGGTGTAATAACGTCCACACTACAGTGCATCATCAAGGCATCGATGGATGATACCTATGAGTCTGTGCTGAAGCAGTCatacatttatttttcacttggGATTTTAATAATGTCCGCAACACTTGCGATGGCTCTCTGTCTACGATATAATTCCTACGCGCAGGAGCACGTTGCTGAGTACCGTATGCTCAAACTACAAGAACAAGGAGTAGATGCTGAGTCTCAACATGATGAGAATGAACCCACTGctgaaggtgaaggtgaaagtAAAGGTGAGGGTGGCGAAGGTGATGCTGAAGGTGGCATGACGACAGCAGAGCAACTGACAGCAACTGCTGTTATGCCTGTCGTGAAGATTATCCGTATGATGTTATTATGTGTCTTCTGCGGCTTCTTCCTCACCTTATTTATCTTCCCCAGTCTTATTATTCCCATCGATCGTAAACACAATTGGTTTGCGACAATTGCCATTCTGCTATACAACTGTGGGGATGCTATTGGACGTTTCTCCACCTCGTTCAAGTGCGTTTGGCCGCCCCGCCGTGCTCTGCTGTATTTCACTTTTGGtcgctttatttttattttgccttTTATTCTGTGTAtttacaaacacatcccTGGTCACGCAGCTCCGTATATCTTCTCGTTTCTCCTTGGCCTGACCAACTGTGTGGGTGCCATGTCGATGGTGTATGGCCCAATAACCCCTGGTCTTGAGACTGCGGGTCAGAAATTGATGGCTGGACAGTTGATGGGGATTTCGCTGCTTTCTGGAATTGCCGCTGCATCTGTGCTTGCGATGATTGTGGTTATCTTCCTACCATGA